The proteins below come from a single Aegilops tauschii subsp. strangulata cultivar AL8/78 chromosome 6, Aet v6.0, whole genome shotgun sequence genomic window:
- the LOC123494379 gene encoding receptor like protein 22-like, translating into MQCALNLHVRFHPPSDLIHIHRQGSSIHEHDSTSRLLLDLPAAMPRTTTHQTSFLLQVMTLGLLVEIQLLAHRSHAMSADAGTARCRGDQAAALLAVKRFLFFTGSATSGPATTTLPSWREGTDCCRWEGVGCNNVTGMVTALNLASRNLAGAVPDSIRNLTALEVVLLGSNKLTGPVPLDAHIFPYLTEVDLSNNSFWGTVPASFFTQPTLQRLCLNMNRLSGAIEEFQNPSATLTYVDLSSNQLTGAIPTSFAYLTALQILQLDHNNFTGTLDLNPFVRLKNLTMISASYNPLLSASGDGSKIDASNNSITSLNLAYCNLTRLPQVLRYLPELGDLDLSCNQIQGEIPQWIWRNMSSLNLSHNLFTTVGRPPHYVNIMYIDLSFNMLRGAVPFPSNGDRLDYSNNKFSSIPQSSFLRFIQINPLLERSGLTTYSVNLANNELSGPIPYSECREQYALRMLDLSGNNLSGSVPPYLLKGCGQLIMLNLRGNHLDGTWPDKTSESCQLQLIDLHGNHIQGRLPRSLARCQYLIALDIGGNHFTDSFPIWMGQLPQLRLIILRNNNFHGPVSISPLVEKNSSADYFSRVRIIDLAGNRFNGDLAPDFFKSFKSMVWDPNRTIAEYDDYTTVSAKEGFISYLVAVDVAMKQQYMRVSKVSTDLVVIDLSSNRFSGFIPRSISNLSSLHVVNLSRNAFGGNIPRELGQLARIESLDLSWNHLVGEIPQELATVTTLAWLNLSYNDLSGRIPSGSQFSTFTSSSFQGGNKGLYGCPLLVKCNLTFVTSPSSSLPPPVREGSTFEDIMLWLFVGVGFGVGFALTIVLQVVCSGRREKIAHSAR; encoded by the exons ATGCAGTGTGCTCTCAACTTGCATGTTCGTTTCCACCCACCTTCAGACCTTATACATATACATAGACAGGGAAGTAGCATACATGAACATGATAGTACATCTCGTCTTCTCCTAGATTTGCCAGCTGCAATGCCTCGCACGACTACTCATCAAACTTCGTTCTTGCTACAAGTGATGACCTTAGGTTTGCTTGTAGAGATCCAGCTACTGGCACACCGTTCCCATGCCATGTCAGCAGACGCCGGTACCGCACGATGCCGCGGGGATCAGGCCGCGGCGCTCCTCGCCGTGAAGCGTTTCCTCTTCTTCACCGGCAGCGCCACCTCTGGGCCGGCCACCACGACGCTGCCGTCGTGGAGAGAGGGCACGGATTGCTGCCGATGGGAGGGCGTTGGCTGCAACAACGTCACCGGGATGGTCACGGCACTCAACCTCGCGTCGCGGAACCTCGCTGGGGCCGTCCCTGACTCCATTAGGAACCTCACAGCGCTGGAAGTCGTACTGCTCGGCAGCAACAAACTCACGG GGCCGGTTCCTCTTGATGCACATATATTCCCATACCTCACAGAGGTGGATCTAAGCAATAATTCATTCTGGGGGACGGTACCAGCATCCTTCTTCACTCAGCCAACATTGCAGAGATTGTGCCTCAACATGAACAGACTCTCTGGTGCTATCGAGGAATTCCAGAATCCATCAGCTACACTGACTTACGTTGACTTGAGCAGCAATCAGTTAACAGGTGCAATTCCAACTTCATTTGCGTATCTCACTGCACTTCAGATCCTGcaacttgaccacaacaatttcacGGGCACCTTGGATCTAAACCCATTCGTGAGGCTAAAGAACCTTACTATGATATCAGCATCCTATAATCCCTTGTTATCTGCTTCCGGGGATGGTAGTAAAATTGATGCTAGTAACAACAGTATTACTAGCTTGAATCTAGCATATTGTAACCTAACAAGGTTGCCCCAAGTCCTTAGATATCTACCAGAACTAGGGGATTTGGATCTCTCTTGCAATCAAATTCAAGGGGAGATACCTCAATGGATTTGGAGAAACATGAGCTCCTTGAACCTGTCGCACAACCTCTTCACCACAGTAGGCCGGCCGCCGCACTATGTTAATATAATGTACATCGATCTTAGCTTCAATATGCTCCGTGGCGCCGTGCCTTTCCCTTCCAATGGGGATCGTCTTGATTACTCCAACAACAAATTCTCGTCCATCCCCCAGAGTAGTTTCCTCCGCTTCATCCAAATAAACCCCCTCCTCGAACGGTCCGGGCTCACGACCTACTCTGTCAACCTTGCGAACAATGAACTGAGTGGGCCTATCCCCTACTCAGAATGTCGTGAGCAGTATGCTCTCAGAATGCTAGACCTATCCGGCAATAATCTCAGCGGATCGGTGCCACCTTATTTGTTGAAAGGTTGCGGTCAACTCATTATGTTGAACTTGAGGGGAAATCATCTTGACGGAACATGGCCTGACAAGACTAGCGAATCATGTCAGTTGCAGCTGATAGATTTACATGGGAATCATATCCAGGGGCGCCTCCCGAGATCGTTGGCTCGGTGCCAATATTTGATAGCTCTTGACATTGGTGGGAACCATTTCACAGACTCTTTCCCTATATGGATGGGTCAGCTACCGCAACTCCGACTAATTATCTTGAGAAACAACAATTTTCATGGCCCCGTGAGCATCTCTCCTCTTGTGGAGAAGAACTCGAGTGCCGATTACTTTTCCCGTGTACGAATCATTGACCTTGCAGGAAATCGCTTCAATGGCGATCTAGCACCAGATTTCTTCAAGAGTTTCAAGTCCATGGTTTGGGATCCGAACAGAACGATTGCAGAATATGATGATTATACTACAGTGTCTGCGAAAGAAGGATTTATTTCTTATCTGGTGGCGGTTGATGTGGCCATGAAACAACAATACATGAGGGTGTCAAAAGTCAGTACTGACCTGGTGGTGATTGACCTGTCTAGCAACCGGTTCAGTGGCTTCATCCCGAGGTCAATCAGCAACCTGTCGTCCCTGCATGTTGTAAACTTGTCTCGCAATGCCTTTGGTGGCAACATCCCACGCGAGCTCGGCCAGTTGGCCCGGATCGAGTCACTGGACCTGTCGTGGAACCATCTTGTAGGGGAGATCCCGCAGGAGCTAGCAACAGTGACCACACTCGCGTGGCTCAACCTCTCCTATAATGATCTCAGTGGGAGGATACCTTCGGGCAGCCAGTTTTCCACATTCACCAGCAGCTCGTTCCAGGGCGGAAACAAAGGGTTGTACGGATGCCCACTT